The following are encoded together in the Echeneis naucrates chromosome 9, fEcheNa1.1, whole genome shotgun sequence genome:
- the ank1a gene encoding ankyrin-1a codes for MAQAAKHLRKNKDLEAQAEQERKEKEEQRVKKRSRSRDKKRKADAGNSFLRAARSGNLDKALEHIKNGIDINTANQNGLNGLHLASKEGHVKMVLELLHNGIVLETTTKKGNTALHIAALAGQEQVVTELVNYGANVNAQSQKGFTPLYMAAQENHLEVVKFLLENGANQSIPTEDGFTPLAVALQQGHENVVALLINYGTKGKVRLPALHIAARNDDTRTAAVLLQNDPNPDVLSKTGFTPLHIAAHYENLNVAQLLLNRGANVNFTPKNGITPLHIASRRGNVIMVRLLLDRGALIDAKTKDELTPLHCAARNGHSRIIEILLDHGAPIQAKTKNGLSPIHMAAQGDHMDCVKQLLQYNAEIDDITLDHLTPLHVAAHCGHHRMAKVLLDKGAKPNSRALNGFTPLHIACKKNHMRVMDLLLKHSASLEAVTESGLTPLHVASFMGHLNIVKILLQKGASPSASNVKVETPLHMASRAGHYEVAEFLLQNAAPVDAKAKDDQTPLHCAARMGHKELVKLLLEHKANPNSTTTAGHTPLHIASREGHVQTVRILLDMEAQQTKMTKKGFTPLHVASKYGKVDVAELLLERGANPNASGKNGLTPLHVAVHHNNLDVVNLLVSKGGSPHSAARNGYTALHIASKQNQVEVANSLLQYGASANAESLQGVTPLHLASQEGRPDMVSLLISKQANVNLGNKSGLTPLHLVAQEGHVGIADILVKQGASVYAATRMGYTPLHVACHYGNIKMVKFLLQQQANVNSKTRLGYTPLHQAAQQGHTDIVTLLLKHGAQPNETTTNGTSALAIAKRLGYISVIDVLKLVTEETVSMTTTEKHRMSFPETVDEILDVSEDEGIAQLTLVFKSTCIMFMPRGLELRPVYRASSLMSHSTSLTPTPQSHHLNPGLSRFLTHLTSNNLVLFSPSLSLALFHQPDHGLFALFGMLFSEGEELLGTEGARYMKMDDMKDHDDDFLSPKKSLEYERGLGTANYSPAIPRIPRVSPETVILKEHVMDQVSKEYDEDSLIPSSPATETSDNVSPVASPIHTGFLVSFMVDARGGSMRGSRHNGLRVIIPPRTCAAPTRITCRLVKPQKLTSPPPLVEGEGLASRIISLGPAGMQFLGPVIVEIPHFAALGRGDRELVVLRSENGSVWKEHRNRYGDEVLETILNGMDEDLESQEELGKKRIRRIISTDFPLYFAVVSRVQQESDLIGPEGGSLTSKLVPMVQATFPETAVTKRVRLGLQAQPVPDELVAKLLGNQANFSPVVTVEPRRRKFHRPIGLRIPLPPSWRESPRDSGEGDTTSLRLLCSVIGGTAPAQWEDITGTTKLIYANDCASFTTNVSARFWLADCPRTAEAVSFANLLYRELSAVPYMAKFVVFAKMNELREGRLRCYCMTDDKMDKTLEQHENFTEVARSRDIEVMEGMPLHLECSGNLVPVRKATQQPRCFSFQAFRDNRLPVSVKVRDSSKEPTGFLSFLRKSTKYEDSQHVLCNLNITMPPCIKIVGNEDRRRTLTPLALRERYSALNEPAMASMSAMERTELKMAVIAEQLGLSWAELARELQLSVDDINKIRVENPNSLLEQSSALLNLWATREGKRAKMESLYTALKSIDRMDIVSMLEGQPVQPARQGSRELSRCRHNERDHLSPGMTNGYGLAQEELLSPASMQYSLPSPLGAEPYWQEVSSLDCAPIATTEEDTLMEMSDVQVWPSGNSPSLVPVEDSSLECSNADDSEGLLGLPYGSLGRPASQASAASGGGGVLSGSIELPEDDSEMGVDSLSTATPASLGGTIAGMNLNGLNNGQGSEASSEVSALTSTTGGDGAGGGGGGRGGGGTGSEEGLSLVAGQQRVYARLSESPGLSCVADRNGDRSGNGGNGGGGNSFLSYLQEQTGPGWTPVTDPTQAWVGNQPKPRQAMDTMISSVRNAVDVDQSHLSQEALLQPVRDMGHSEILRGHFRGTQPFEKGLGFPHRVPELRAWDDMRLKGQQSGGMWALVTELLFSFVVLAFLVISCQNVLHIASGSVRSVLTYIHVQLDRELGEFEGVADEEENVTTRVVRRRVILKGDEVEDLPGEQVSEEQFMDEHGNIITKKIVRKVVRRGKGSGEEGVQEVCLEGSLQDATELEGEAEQFMSYAILGQDSSKPDSVDVKKGAQIVKCASLRRVKQ; via the exons GCAGATGCTGGTAACAGTTTTCTCCGAGCGGCCCGTTCTGGCAACTTGGACAAGGCCCTGGAACATATCAAAAATGGCATTGATATAAATACAGCCAATCAG AATGGACTAAACGGGCTACATCTGGCCTCGAAAGAAGGTCACGTCAAAATGGTGCTGGAACTACTGCACAATGGAATCGTACTGGAGACCACCACAAAG AAAGGGAACACAGCCCTGCACATAGCAGCCCTCGCAGGGCAGGAGCAAGTGGTCACAGAGCTGGTTAACTACGGGGCCAATGTCAACGCTCAGTCCCAG AAGGGTTTCACTCCACTCTACATGGCTGCGCAAGAAAACCATCTAGAGGTTGTGAAGTTTCTTCTGGAGAatggagccaatcagagcatTCCAACCGAG GACGGATTTACCCCTCTGGCCGTGGCTCTTCAGCAGGGACACGAAAATGTTGTGGCCTTGCTCATCAACTATGGCACCAAAGGAAAAGTCCGCCTGCCTGCACTGCACATCGCCGCACGCAACGACGACACACGCACAGCCGCAGTGCTTCTGCAGAACGACCCCAACCCCGATGTCCTCAGCAAG ACTGGATTTACCCCCCTCCACATTGCGGCACATTATGAAAACTTGAACGTAGCTCAACTACTGCTGAATAGAGGCGCCAATGTCAACTTCACCCCAAAG aACGGCATCACTCCTCTGCACATTGCATCTCGACGAGGGAATGTGATCATGGTCCGTCTGCTGCTGGACAGAGGGGCCCTGATCGATGCCAAGACCAAG GATGAGCTGACTCCTCTACATTGTGCGGCCAGAAATGGTCATTCCAGGATTATAGAGATCCTGCTGGACCATGGGGCTCCCATCCAGGCAAAGACCAAG aacgGCCTGTCTCCAATACACATGGCAGCACAGGGCGACCACATGGACTGTGTCAAACAGCTCCTGCAGTACAACGCAGAGATTGATGACATCACACTGGACCACCTCACACCTCTGCATGTGGCGGCACACTGCGGCCACCATCGCATGGCCAAAGTACTGCTGGACAAAGGGGCCAAACCCAACTCTCGGGCACTG AATGGTTTCACTCCTCTGCATATTGCCTGTAAAAAGAATCACATGCGTGTGATGGATCTCCTGCTTAAACACTCTGCATCATTAGAGGCTGTGACTGAG TCTGGCCTGACCCCCCTGCATGTTGCATCATTCATGGGCCATCTCAACATTGTGAAGATCCTGCTGCAGAAAGGAGCTTCCCCCAGCGCCTCCAATGTG AAAGTGGAGACTCCTCTCCATATGGCATCTCGGGCGGGGCACTATGAGGTGGCAGAGTTTTTACTGCAGAATGCAGCACCGGTGGATGCAAAGGCCAAG GATGACCAAACACCTTTGCATTGTGCTGCTCGAATGGGTCACAAGGAGcttgtgaagctgctgctggagcacaAAGCCAACCCCAACTCCACTACCACAGCAGGACATACACCCCTACACATCGCCTCCAGGGAAGGTCATGTACAAACTGTTCGCATCCTACTGGACATGGAGGCTCAGCAGACCAAGATGACCAAG AAAGGCTTCACCCCATTGCATGTGGCCTCCAAGTACGGCAAGGTAGATgtagcagagctgctgctggagagaggAGCCAACCCTAATGCTTCAGGGAAg aatGGTCTGACTCCTCTGCATGTTGCTGTTCATCATAACAACCTGGATGTTGTTAACCTGCTTGTCAGCAAAGGGGGGTCACCACATAGTGCAGCCAGG AACGGATACACTGCCCTGCACATAGCATCCAAGCAGAACCAGGTGGAGGTGGCTAACAGCCTGCTGCAGTACGGCGCGTCAGCCAATGCTGAGTCACTGCAGGGCGTCACCCCTCTCCACCTGGCCTCGCAGGAGGGTAGGCCTGACATGGTCTCTCTGCTCATCTCCAAACAGGCCAACGTCAACCTCGGCAATAAG AGTGGATTAACCCCACTCCACCTTGTGGCACAAGAGGGTCATGTTGGCATTGCTGATATCCTGGTGAAACAGGGAGCCTCAGTCTATGCTGCCACACGG atGGGTTACACCCCCCTGCATGTGGCGTGTCACTATGGAAACATCAAGATGGTGAAGTTCCTACTGCAGCAACAGGCCAATGTCAACAGCAAAACAAGG CTTGGATACACTCCTCTGCACCAGGCGGCCCAGcagggacacacagacattgTGACACTGTTACTGAAGCACGGAGCCCAGCCCAACGAGACCACCACA AATGGCACTTCAGCGCTCGCCATCGCTAAGAGGTTGGGCTACATCTCTGTGATTGACGTCTTGAAGCTTGTCACTGAAGAGACGGTCTCCATG ACAACCACAGAGAAACATCGCATGAGTTTCCCTGAGACTGTGGATGAGATACTAGATGTGTCTGAGGATGAAG GAATTGCACAGCTAACGTTAG tttttaaaagtacCTGCATTATGTTCATGCCCCGTGGACTAGAGCTTAGGCCAGTGTACAGAGCATCATCACTAATGTCTCATTCCACCAGTCTAACACCTACACCACAGAGCCATCATCTAAATCCTGGCCTATCACGTTTTCTAACCCATCTAACCTCTAACAATCTTGTtctgttttctccctctctttctcttgcgCTGTTTCACCAACCTGACCATGGTCTGTTCGCTCTCTTTGGCATGTTGTTCTCTGAAGGAGAGGAGCTCTTGGGGACAGAAGGGGCCAGGTACATGAAGATGGATGACATGAAAGACCATGATGACGATTTCCTCTCCCCCAAGAAATCACTGGAGTACGAGAGAGGGCTGGGCACAGC AAATTACTCGCCAGCCATTCCCAGGATCCCACGTGTCTCCCCAGAGACTGTTATCTTAAAAGAGCATGTGATGGATCAGGTGT CCAAAGAATATGATGAAGACTCGCTGATCCCCAGCAGCCCAGCGACTGAGACGTCAGACAACGTCAGCCCAGTGGCCAGTCCAATACACACAGG GTTCCTGGTCAGTTTTATGGTGGATGCCAGGGGCGGCTCAATGCGAGGCAGCAGGCATAATGGCCTGCGTGTCATCATACCTCCGCGGACCTGTGCAGCCCCCACCCGCATCACCTGCCGCCTGGTGAAGCCTCAGAAGCTGACCAGCCCCCCTCCACTGGTGGAGGGAGAGGGGCtggccagcaggatcatctccctGGGTCCAGCTGGGATGCAGTTTCTGGG ACCAGTGATTGTGGAAATCCCGCACTTTGCCGCTCTGGGTCGGGGTGACCGTGAGCTTGTGGTGCTGAGGAGTGAGAACGGCTCTGTCTGGAAAGAGCATCGCAACCGCTATGGTGATGAGGTGTTAGAAACGATCCTCAATGGGATGGATGAGG ACTTAGAAAGTCAAGAGGAACTTGGGAAGAAGCGAATTCGTCGTATTATCTCCACCGACTTCCCcctttattttgctgttgtatCACGCGTCCAGCAAGAGAGCGACCTGATTGGTCCTGAGGGAGGTTCGCTGACAAGTAAACTGGTGCCGATGGTCCAGGCCACATTTCCTGAGACGGCAGTCACCAAACGAGTCCGCCTGGGGCTGCAG GCTCAGCCAGTTCCAGATGAGCTGGTTGCAAAGCTGCTGGGTAACCAGGCAAACTTTAGCCCCGTTGTCACTGTGGAGCCTCGGCGACGCAAATTTCACCGACCCATTGGCCTGCGTATACCCCTGCCCCCGTCGTGGAGGGAGAGCCCTCGAGACTCTGGGGAGGGTGACACCACAAGCCTGCGTCTGCTTTGCTCTGTCATAG GAGGCACAGCTCCAGCCCAATGGGAGGACATCACTGGCACCACCAAGCTTATCTATGCTAATGACTGTGCCAGTTTCACAACAAATGTGTCAGCACG ATTCTGGCTGGCAGACTGTCCTCGGACAGCTGAGGCCGTCTCTTTTGCCAACCTGCTCTACAGAGAACTGTCAGCCGTACCCTACATGGCCAAGTTTGTAGTGTTTGCCAAGATGAATGAGCTCCGTGAGGGCCGCCTGCGGTGCTACTGCATGACCGACGATAAGATGGATAAAACCCTGGAACAGCATGAGAACTTCACAGAAGTGGCTCGGAGCCGAGACATAGAG GTGATGGAGGGAATGCCCCTCCACTTGGAGTGCTCAGGAAATCTCGTGCCTGTGAGGAAGGCCACCCAGCAGCCTCGCTGTTTCAGCTTCCAGGCCTTCAGAGATAAcagacttcctgtctctgttaAG GTGAGAGACAGCAGTAAAGAGCCTACtggatttttgtcttttctgcgCAAGTCCACCAAGTATGAGGATAGTCAGCACGTGCTCTGCAACCTCAATATTACAATGCCTCCATGTATCAAG ATTGTTGGGAATGAAGACCGGAGGAGAACTCTCACCCCACTGGCATTAAGAGAAAGATACAGTGCCCTCAATGAGCCTGCAATGG CATCCATGAGTGCCATGGAGAGGACAGAGCTGAAAATGGCTGTCATTGCAGAACAGTTGGGACTGAGCTGGGCTG AGTTGGCACGGGAGCTTCAGCTcagtgtggatgacatcaaTAAAATCCGCGTTGAAAATCCCAACTCCCTACTGGAGCAGAGCTCTGCGCTGCTCAATTTGTGGGCCACACGTGAAGGCAAGAGGGCCAAGA TGGAGAGCTTGTACACTGCTCTGAAGAGTATTGACCGCATGGACATCGTCAGCATGTTGGAGGGCCAACCAGTTCAGCCTGCAAGACAAGGCTCCCGTGAGCTCAGCAGATGCCGACACAATGAGAGAGACCACCTTTCTCCTGGTATGACCAATG GTTATGGGCTCGCGCAGGAAGAGCTTCTCTCACCGGCTTCGATGCAGTACAGCTTGCCCTCTCCGCTGGGCGCTGAGCCTTACTGGCAGGAAGTCTCCAGTCTGGACTGTGCACCCATTgccaccacagaagaagacaCCCTCATGGAGATGTCTGATGTGCAGGTGTGGCCCTCAGGCAACAGCCCCTCCCTGGTGCCTGTGGAAGACTCCTCGCTGGAGTGCAGCAATGCTGATGATTCAGAAGGTCTGCTGGGGCTGCCGTATGGAAGCCTGGGCCGTCCGGCCAGTCAGGCCAGTGCAGCcagtggagggggtggggtgctGAGTGGCTCCATTGAGCTGCCTGAAGATGATTCAGAGATGGGTGTTGACTCACTTAGCACTGCCACACCAGCGTCACTTGGGGGCACCATAGCTGGGATGAATCTTAATGGGCTGAACAATGGTCAGGGGTCAGAGGCAAGTTCGGAGGTGTCAGCACTCACCAGTACAACTGGTGGTGacggagctggaggaggaggaggaggaagaggaggaggtgggacgGGCTCAGAGGAAGGGCTTTCTCTTGTTGCAGGACAGCAAAGGGTGTACGCTCGGCTGAGTGAGTCACCTGGTCTGAGCTGCGTAGCAGATCGAAATGGAGACAG GTCAGGTAATGGTGGAAACGGAGGTGGTGGAAACTCTTTCCTTTCCTACCTTCAGGAACAGACAGGCCCAGGGTGGACTCCTGTCACTGACCCCACTCAGGCTTGGGTTGGTAACCAGCCCAAGCCCAGACAGGCCATGGACACCATGATATCATCCGTACGTAACGCTGTGGATGTGGACCAGTCACATTTGTCCCAAGAGGCCTTACTTCAGCCTGTAAGGGACATGGGACACTCTGAAATCTTACGAGGGCACTTCAGAGGAACCCAGCCGTTTGAGAAGGGTTTAGGATTCCCACACAGGGTACCAGAGCTGAGGGCCTGGGACGACATGCGCCTGAAGGGCCAG CAAAGTGGGGGGATGTGGGCCCTGGTGACTGAGCTCCTCTTCAGCTTTGTGGTGCTGGCTTTCTTGGTGATCAGCTGTCAAAATGTCCTCCACATAGCCAGCGGCTCTGTGCGTTCCGTGCTCACCTACATACATGTTCAGCTGGACCGTGAGCTCGGTGAGTTTGAGGGAGTggctgatgaagaggagaacGTCACTACCAGAGTTGTCCGCCGCAGAGTCATCCTCAAG GGCGATGAGGTTGAAGATCTTCCTGGTGAGCAAGTGAGTGAGGAACAGTTCATGGATGAACATGGAAACATTATCACAAAAAAG ATTGTGCGTAAGGTGGTGCGCAGAGGAAAGGGTTCAGGTGAGGAGGGGGTTCAGGAGGTGTGCTTGGAGGGTTCTCTGCAGGACGCCACCGAGCTGGAGGGAGAGGCTGAGCAGTTCATGAGCTACGCCATCCTGGGCCAGGACAGCAGCAAG